In Bacillus sp. DX3.1, the following proteins share a genomic window:
- the clpB gene encoding ATP-dependent chaperone ClpB gives MDLNQMTTKTQEAIMSAQSLAVSHHHQEVDTVHLLLALLRQQDGLAVRIFQKMNVNIEQLTKEVERLLQQKPSVTGSGVEAGKVYVTNALQQLLVRAEAEAKQLQDEYISVEHLLLALCGEKADVKQLFITFQITKDTLLQSLIEVRGNQRVTSQNPEVTYEALEKYGRDLVAEVRQGKLDPVIGRDSEIRRVIRILSRKTKNNPVLIGEPGVGKTAIVEGLAQRIVRKDVPEGLKDRTIFALDMSALVAGAKFRGEFEERLQAVLNEIKKSEGRILLFIDELHTIVGAGKTEGAMDAGNMLKPMLARGELHCIGATTLDEYRKYIEKDPALERRFQQVLAEEPSVEDTISILRGLKERFEIYHGVNIHDRAIVAASVLSDRYISDRFLPDKAIDLVDEACATIRTEIDSMPTELDEVTRRIMQLEIEEAALGKETDRGSQERLRTLQRELSDLKEVASGMRAQWQKEKEEIHKVRDLREHLERLRRELEEAEGNYDLNKAAELRHGKIPAVEKELREAEEASADNGQDNRLLREEVSEEEIANIVSRWTGIPVAKLVEGEREKLLRLEQILSERVIGQEEAVGLVADAVLRARAGIKDPNRPIGSFIFLGPTGVGKTELAKTLAQSLFDSEEQIIRIDMSEYMEKHAVSRLIGAPPGYVGYEEGGQLTEAVRRKPYSVILLDEIEKAHPEVFNILLQMLDDGRITDSQGRTVDFKNTVIIMTSNIGSGYLLEGLQEDGSIKEESRDLVMSQLRGHFRPEFLNRVDEIILFKPLTTNEIKGIVDKIVKELQGRLVDRHITVELTEAAKEFVVESGFDPMYGARPLKRYVQRQIETKLARELIAGTITDNSHVVVDVKNAELVVHVQ, from the coding sequence ATGGACCTAAATCAAATGACGACGAAAACACAAGAAGCGATTATGAGTGCCCAATCTTTAGCGGTATCTCATCATCATCAAGAAGTTGATACTGTTCATCTATTGCTCGCATTACTAAGGCAGCAAGATGGATTAGCGGTACGTATTTTTCAAAAAATGAATGTAAATATAGAACAGTTAACAAAAGAAGTAGAAAGATTGTTACAACAAAAGCCGTCTGTTACAGGAAGCGGTGTGGAGGCTGGGAAAGTATACGTGACAAATGCTTTGCAACAATTGCTTGTTAGAGCAGAAGCGGAGGCAAAGCAGTTACAAGATGAATATATTTCAGTAGAACATTTGTTACTTGCATTGTGCGGGGAAAAAGCTGATGTTAAACAGCTATTTATAACATTTCAAATTACAAAAGATACATTATTACAGTCTTTAATCGAAGTTCGGGGGAATCAAAGAGTGACTAGTCAAAATCCAGAAGTAACATATGAAGCATTAGAAAAATATGGCCGTGATTTAGTGGCGGAAGTAAGACAAGGTAAGCTTGATCCTGTTATTGGCCGGGATAGCGAAATTCGCCGTGTCATCCGTATTCTTTCACGTAAAACAAAAAATAACCCTGTTTTGATTGGAGAACCAGGTGTCGGGAAAACAGCAATTGTCGAAGGATTGGCACAGCGAATTGTACGAAAAGATGTACCGGAAGGTTTAAAAGATAGAACAATTTTTGCGCTTGATATGAGTGCTCTTGTAGCAGGTGCAAAATTCCGTGGTGAGTTTGAAGAGCGTTTGCAAGCCGTTTTAAACGAAATTAAAAAAAGTGAAGGTCGCATTTTATTATTTATCGATGAACTCCATACAATTGTCGGTGCTGGTAAAACAGAGGGGGCAATGGATGCAGGGAACATGTTAAAACCGATGCTTGCACGTGGCGAACTTCATTGTATCGGTGCAACGACATTAGATGAATATCGAAAATATATTGAGAAAGATCCAGCTCTAGAACGTCGTTTCCAACAAGTATTAGCAGAAGAGCCATCAGTGGAAGATACCATTTCTATTTTACGTGGCTTAAAAGAGCGTTTTGAAATTTATCATGGTGTAAATATTCATGACCGTGCGATTGTAGCAGCATCTGTGTTATCTGATCGATATATATCTGATCGATTTTTGCCAGATAAAGCCATTGATCTTGTTGATGAAGCATGCGCAACGATTCGTACAGAAATTGATTCTATGCCAACAGAATTAGATGAAGTAACGCGCCGCATTATGCAGCTAGAAATTGAAGAAGCAGCGCTGGGCAAAGAAACAGACCGGGGCAGCCAAGAGCGCCTGAGAACATTACAGCGTGAATTGTCTGATTTAAAAGAAGTAGCAAGTGGAATGAGAGCACAGTGGCAAAAAGAAAAAGAAGAAATTCATAAAGTTCGTGATTTACGTGAGCATCTGGAACGTTTACGTCGTGAGTTAGAAGAAGCCGAAGGAAATTACGATTTAAATAAAGCAGCAGAGCTTCGTCACGGTAAAATTCCAGCGGTAGAAAAAGAGTTAAGAGAAGCGGAAGAAGCAAGTGCTGATAACGGACAAGATAATCGTCTACTTCGTGAGGAAGTAAGTGAAGAGGAAATTGCGAATATTGTTTCACGGTGGACTGGTATCCCAGTTGCGAAACTTGTGGAAGGAGAACGTGAAAAACTGCTTCGTTTAGAGCAAATTTTATCAGAGCGTGTCATTGGACAAGAAGAAGCGGTTGGTCTTGTAGCAGATGCTGTTCTTCGTGCTCGTGCTGGTATTAAAGATCCGAATCGTCCAATTGGTTCTTTCATTTTCTTAGGACCTACCGGTGTTGGGAAAACGGAGCTTGCGAAAACATTAGCACAATCTTTATTTGATAGCGAAGAACAAATCATTCGTATTGATATGTCTGAGTATATGGAAAAACATGCCGTATCTCGTTTAATCGGAGCACCTCCTGGATATGTCGGCTATGAAGAAGGTGGACAATTAACAGAAGCAGTACGTCGTAAACCATATTCCGTTATTTTGTTAGACGAAATTGAAAAAGCACATCCGGAAGTATTTAACATTTTACTACAAATGTTAGATGACGGTCGTATTACGGACTCACAAGGGCGAACAGTAGATTTTAAAAATACAGTTATTATTATGACGTCCAATATTGGTTCAGGGTATTTATTAGAAGGTTTACAAGAAGATGGTTCAATAAAAGAAGAGTCAAGAGATCTCGTTATGAGCCAGCTTCGTGGACATTTCCGTCCGGAGTTTTTAAACCGTGTAGATGAGATTATTTTATTTAAACCACTTACAACAAATGAAATAAAAGGCATTGTTGATAAAATTGTAAAAGAGTTACAAGGTCGTTTAGTGGACCGCCATATTACAGTGGAATTAACAGAAGCGGCAAAAGAATTTGTTGTTGAATCTGGTTTTGATCCAATGTACGGAGCACGTCCGTTAAAACGTTATGTACAGCGTCAAATTGAAACGAAATTAGCAAGAGAGCTTATTGCAGGAACCATTACTGATAATAGTCATGTTGTTGTTGATGTGAAAAATGCTGAATTAGTTGTTCATGTGCAGTAA
- a CDS encoding YjzD family protein codes for MRVIWAFIWSFMLVHMMSYVISSMTGGVYDFALASKFSIVLAVLVMAIGATIPNEPAEQH; via the coding sequence ATGCGTGTAATTTGGGCCTTTATTTGGTCGTTTATGCTTGTACACATGATGAGCTACGTAATTAGCTCTATGACTGGCGGTGTATACGATTTCGCGCTAGCGTCTAAATTCTCAATTGTTCTTGCAGTGCTTGTGATGGCTATCGGAGCAACAATTCCAAACGAACCTGCAGAACAGCACTAA
- a CDS encoding alpha/beta hydrolase produces the protein MSITERFFYLEQQPCVIYLPEKPNGFGVMLLGDYNYFIENGTSLWTQHAGRSYFLNELINKGYTVFSSNLYGRHWGNDQAVRLAKRLYHVVMKKEILNEQVHIIADGMGALVALQMMNQHPECVRSVVMFNPCLDLPAHVEFEKEHKFFYKRLVRELLLAYDVKEAELEAKIAKKAFPHLPSCVPVKIYVSTQEKKERKQLLREYEKKRIYAQCETSLSFHLQDVKYKMVQHTCCFFKKYEEDL, from the coding sequence ATGAGTATTACGGAACGTTTTTTCTATTTAGAGCAACAGCCATGTGTTATTTATTTACCAGAGAAGCCAAATGGATTTGGTGTCATGCTTCTTGGGGATTACAATTATTTTATTGAGAATGGTACAAGTTTATGGACACAGCATGCAGGACGATCATATTTTTTAAATGAGCTCATAAATAAAGGTTACACGGTTTTTTCATCCAATTTGTATGGGCGACATTGGGGGAACGATCAAGCGGTTCGTTTAGCGAAACGGTTGTATCATGTTGTAATGAAAAAAGAAATTCTAAATGAACAAGTTCATATAATTGCAGATGGAATGGGAGCGCTTGTAGCTCTGCAAATGATGAATCAACATCCAGAATGCGTAAGATCTGTAGTGATGTTCAATCCATGTCTGGATTTACCTGCGCATGTCGAATTTGAAAAAGAGCATAAATTTTTTTATAAAAGGTTAGTGAGAGAATTATTGCTTGCGTATGATGTAAAGGAAGCTGAATTAGAAGCGAAAATTGCGAAGAAAGCATTTCCTCATCTACCCTCATGTGTGCCTGTCAAAATATACGTGTCCACGCAGGAGAAAAAAGAACGCAAGCAGTTATTGCGTGAATATGAAAAAAAACGAATATATGCACAGTGTGAAACATCACTATCGTTCCATTTACAAGATGTGAAATATAAAATGGTTCAACATACATGTTGTTTCTTTAAAAAATATGAAGAAGATTTATGA
- a CDS encoding NAD(P)-dependent oxidoreductase, protein MKRVLIVGALTFVGYHLVNKMLAEEALVYGLDFDDIESMPKISEEKLFLIGRNALFMYSSVRNEDGWKAVETDYFDVAYFCLCEPNQQSGFRNERIILQYLKRVIHMCERKKVKLNLLSSIEVGNVHDTSENRRLFMKVEEEVKKGNLNYSILRVPTLYGPWQPPFMVYHKLILSEIIEKECRIPQKEEEADLLYVEDVCEYLWEKGNDQENLGTYNMASGEKKLWEKGITLLHAEHKVNKNDEEVKREATETIYISRRTPLEFGLHKQLMHLKKYKELYEEQNKC, encoded by the coding sequence GTGAAGCGCGTACTGATTGTTGGTGCACTGACGTTTGTTGGCTATCATCTTGTAAATAAAATGCTTGCTGAAGAAGCCTTAGTATATGGTCTTGATTTTGATGATATAGAAAGTATGCCCAAAATAAGTGAGGAAAAGTTATTTCTAATCGGACGGAATGCTTTGTTTATGTATTCTTCTGTACGAAATGAAGACGGGTGGAAGGCAGTGGAAACAGATTACTTTGATGTGGCTTATTTTTGCTTATGTGAACCGAATCAGCAAAGTGGATTTCGGAATGAACGAATTATTTTACAGTATTTGAAGCGTGTGATTCACATGTGTGAAAGAAAAAAAGTGAAGCTAAATTTACTTTCTTCTATAGAAGTAGGCAATGTACACGATACATCGGAAAATAGACGATTATTTATGAAAGTAGAAGAAGAAGTAAAAAAAGGGAATTTAAACTATAGTATACTGCGTGTCCCAACATTATATGGTCCTTGGCAACCACCTTTTATGGTATACCATAAACTGATTTTATCGGAAATTATAGAGAAAGAATGCAGGATCCCCCAAAAAGAAGAGGAAGCTGATCTCCTTTACGTTGAGGATGTGTGTGAATATTTATGGGAAAAAGGTAATGATCAGGAAAACTTAGGTACGTATAATATGGCCAGTGGTGAAAAAAAGTTATGGGAAAAGGGAATTACTCTTTTACATGCGGAACATAAAGTGAACAAAAATGATGAAGAGGTAAAAAGGGAAGCGACAGAGACGATATATATATCAAGAAGAACACCGTTAGAATTTGGTTTACACAAACAGTTGATGCATCTAAAAAAATATAAGGAGTTATACGAGGAGCAAAACAAATGTTAA
- a CDS encoding ComZ family protein has translation MNEKSMQFLQIAMKHLPEAKAILDNNGIALDMENAQPVLELLMKVMNEAYELGKAEQ, from the coding sequence ATGAACGAAAAAAGTATGCAATTTTTACAAATCGCAATGAAGCACTTACCAGAAGCAAAGGCAATTCTAGATAATAATGGCATTGCACTCGATATGGAAAATGCGCAGCCAGTATTAGAGTTATTAATGAAAGTGATGAATGAAGCATATGAGCTTGGAAAAGCGGAACAATAA
- a CDS encoding beta-ketoacyl-ACP synthase III has product MNVGILGIGRYVPEKVVTNHDLEKIMDTSDEWIRTRTGIAERRIADDTINTSHMAVEAAKKALEDAGISGEQIDLILVATVTPDRSFPSVSCIIQEQIGAKHAAAMDLSAACAGFMYGMITAQQFIQNGTYKNVLVVGSDKLSKIVDWNDRNTAVLFGDGAGALIMGAVSEGKGILSFELGADGRGGKHLYQDEYITMNGREVYKFAVRQLGDSCLRVVEKAGLSKEDVDFLVPHQANIRIMEAARERLDLPQEKMSKTIEKFGNTSASSIPIAMVEELQNGRIQDGDVIILVGFGGGLTWGAVALRWGK; this is encoded by the coding sequence GTGAACGTAGGCATTTTAGGGATCGGAAGATATGTGCCGGAAAAAGTAGTCACAAATCACGATTTAGAGAAAATTATGGATACATCCGATGAGTGGATTCGTACAAGAACGGGAATTGCAGAAAGACGAATTGCCGATGATACAATAAATACTTCCCATATGGCTGTAGAAGCTGCCAAAAAAGCACTTGAAGATGCAGGGATTAGTGGAGAACAAATTGATCTTATTTTAGTTGCTACGGTAACGCCAGATCGTTCGTTTCCATCAGTTTCCTGCATAATTCAAGAACAAATTGGTGCGAAGCATGCAGCAGCTATGGATTTAAGTGCAGCATGTGCTGGTTTTATGTACGGAATGATTACAGCGCAGCAATTTATTCAAAATGGTACTTATAAAAATGTGTTAGTAGTTGGTAGTGACAAATTATCCAAAATTGTGGATTGGAATGACCGAAATACGGCTGTGTTATTTGGTGATGGCGCAGGGGCTCTCATAATGGGAGCTGTTTCAGAAGGAAAAGGTATTCTTTCATTTGAATTAGGAGCGGACGGAAGAGGTGGCAAGCATCTTTATCAGGATGAATATATTACGATGAATGGCAGAGAAGTTTATAAATTCGCTGTTCGTCAACTTGGTGATTCTTGTCTTCGCGTTGTAGAAAAAGCGGGTCTTTCGAAAGAAGATGTGGACTTTTTAGTACCTCATCAAGCAAATATTCGTATTATGGAAGCTGCAAGAGAACGATTAGATTTGCCACAGGAAAAAATGAGTAAGACAATTGAAAAGTTTGGAAATACGTCAGCTTCCTCGATTCCAATTGCCATGGTAGAAGAATTACAAAATGGACGTATTCAAGATGGTGATGTAATCATATTAGTTGGTTTTGGTGGCGGATTAACATGGGGAGCAGTCGCTCTTCGCTGGGGTAAATAA
- the fabF gene encoding beta-ketoacyl-ACP synthase II, producing MEKKRVVITGLGAVTPIGTDVETAWNNIKNGVSGIGRITRLDPDQFPAKVAAEINDFEVEKYIEKKEARRMDRFTQFAVAAAKMAVEDAKLEITEENGPRIGVWVGSGIGGMETYEEQFKIFTEKGPRRVSPFLIPMMIPDMAAGQVSIATGAKGINTCSVTACASGANSIGDAFKVIQRGDADAMLAGGAEAPLTHMAFAGFSSAKALTFNEDPATACRPFDKNRSGFVMGEGAGILILEELEHALARGAHIYAEIVGYGATGDAFHITMPAPGGEGGVRAMRQALADAGLQPEDIDYINAHGTSTDANEKYETMAIKETFGEHAYKVAISSTKSMTGHLLGAAGAVEAIFSVKSITDGIIPPTINYETPDPECDLDYVPNKARHQEVRTVLSNSLGFGGHNAVLVFKAYK from the coding sequence ATGGAAAAGAAGCGTGTTGTAATTACAGGATTAGGAGCTGTTACGCCGATTGGAACGGATGTTGAAACGGCTTGGAATAACATTAAAAATGGTGTATCTGGAATCGGACGTATTACACGCTTAGATCCTGATCAATTTCCTGCAAAAGTAGCAGCAGAGATTAACGACTTTGAAGTCGAAAAATATATAGAGAAAAAAGAAGCACGCCGTATGGATCGTTTTACACAATTTGCGGTAGCAGCAGCGAAAATGGCTGTTGAAGATGCAAAGTTAGAAATTACAGAAGAAAATGGCCCGCGCATTGGTGTATGGGTTGGTTCTGGTATTGGCGGTATGGAGACATACGAAGAACAATTTAAAATATTTACAGAAAAAGGACCGCGCCGCGTTAGCCCGTTTTTAATACCGATGATGATTCCTGATATGGCAGCTGGTCAAGTATCGATTGCTACAGGTGCAAAAGGGATTAATACTTGCTCAGTAACAGCTTGCGCATCAGGAGCAAATTCAATCGGTGATGCTTTTAAAGTTATTCAGCGTGGTGATGCAGATGCAATGCTTGCGGGCGGAGCAGAAGCACCGTTAACACATATGGCGTTTGCAGGATTCAGTTCAGCTAAAGCACTAACATTTAATGAAGATCCAGCAACTGCTTGTCGTCCGTTTGATAAAAATCGAAGTGGATTTGTAATGGGTGAAGGCGCGGGTATTCTTATACTAGAAGAATTAGAGCATGCATTAGCACGTGGTGCACATATTTATGCTGAAATCGTTGGATATGGTGCAACAGGTGATGCGTTCCATATTACGATGCCTGCTCCTGGCGGTGAAGGGGGCGTTCGTGCGATGCGTCAAGCATTAGCAGATGCAGGTCTTCAGCCAGAAGATATTGATTATATTAATGCGCATGGTACAAGTACGGATGCAAATGAAAAATACGAAACGATGGCAATTAAAGAGACATTTGGTGAACATGCATATAAAGTGGCGATTAGCTCTACAAAATCAATGACAGGTCATTTATTAGGAGCGGCAGGTGCTGTTGAAGCGATTTTCTCTGTTAAATCAATTACAGATGGTATCATTCCACCAACAATCAACTATGAAACACCAGATCCAGAGTGTGATTTAGATTACGTACCAAACAAAGCAAGACATCAAGAAGTGCGTACGGTATTAAGTAACTCATTAGGATTTGGCGGTCATAACGCAGTACTTGTATTTAAAGCATATAAATAA
- a CDS encoding DUF2268 domain-containing putative Zn-dependent protease (predicted Zn-dependent protease with a strongly conserved HExxH motif): MGVIQTAEWLRRYYRQPEKLCEKFTKYIPLQKERVYRFLISKGMYRPVIEGEKEIQQLEKKRIWEELAREYEELKKWLNGPDIPIFILLSDSYNRTVQQEYNGKAGLTMRHVIFLFVSGQNTIEELKALLTHEYHHICRLHRIEKQEIDYTLLDTMIMEGLAEQAVYERHSETYCAPWTLYFSKEEAVRYWERVVKEKHEVKRGTREHDWLLNGLRMYPNMLGYGIGFHIVKDCVQLEKFSTVSLLSMDATSILNKASSFIPH; this comes from the coding sequence ATGGGGGTTATACAAACAGCAGAATGGTTACGTCGTTACTATAGGCAACCAGAAAAATTATGTGAAAAGTTTACGAAGTATATTCCGTTGCAAAAGGAAAGGGTGTATCGTTTTTTAATTTCAAAAGGTATGTATCGTCCGGTAATTGAAGGAGAAAAAGAAATTCAACAGCTAGAGAAAAAGCGGATTTGGGAAGAACTTGCTAGGGAGTATGAAGAGCTCAAGAAGTGGTTAAACGGGCCGGATATCCCTATCTTTATTTTATTGTCAGATTCATATAATCGCACGGTGCAACAAGAATATAACGGAAAAGCCGGTTTAACAATGAGGCATGTAATCTTTCTATTCGTAAGTGGTCAAAATACAATAGAAGAATTGAAGGCATTACTTACTCACGAATATCATCATATATGTCGGCTACATCGAATTGAAAAACAAGAAATAGACTATACACTACTTGATACGATGATTATGGAGGGACTAGCAGAACAGGCGGTATATGAACGACACTCAGAAACATATTGTGCACCGTGGACGTTGTATTTTTCAAAAGAAGAAGCAGTGCGTTATTGGGAGAGAGTTGTAAAAGAAAAGCATGAAGTGAAGAGAGGGACACGAGAGCACGATTGGTTATTGAATGGGCTGCGTATGTATCCGAATATGCTTGGGTATGGAATTGGATTTCACATTGTAAAAGATTGTGTGCAGTTGGAGAAATTCAGTACGGTTTCTTTATTGTCAATGGATGCGACGAGTATATTAAATAAAGCGAGTTCATTTATCCCGCATTAA
- a CDS encoding YjbA family protein, whose amino-acid sequence MLYLHDVWVNWFEGEENGYNVCNFYEWRKDDTIELLDQVPLLKVDSTLYHYIENELLELPQRLLEDVHHKAYIRKNHERLQQEYCFVVTDGKGIIAVDSIGYNVPIRKSRLIPRQEQMVYDMVENVKSETYEFQVEESAKEHHILSPSPYIMNGLTRKERQLKQLLFMALDQLHTTKNPAEIRYWYTEWDPSAYGTVQRMKFEDVWERLYEEAKYGWSEKHEQLCERLVKGQPFFEKLWEMENEQKVN is encoded by the coding sequence ATGTTATATCTACACGATGTATGGGTAAATTGGTTTGAAGGTGAAGAAAATGGGTATAACGTTTGTAATTTTTACGAGTGGCGGAAGGATGATACGATCGAATTATTAGATCAGGTGCCATTATTAAAAGTAGATTCCACATTATATCATTACATCGAGAACGAATTACTGGAACTTCCGCAAAGACTATTGGAAGACGTACATCATAAGGCATATATTCGTAAAAATCATGAGCGTTTACAACAAGAATACTGTTTTGTCGTAACAGATGGAAAAGGAATTATTGCTGTAGATTCAATTGGATACAATGTACCAATTCGAAAAAGTAGGCTCATTCCTCGTCAAGAGCAAATGGTATATGATATGGTAGAAAATGTAAAATCTGAAACATATGAGTTTCAAGTGGAAGAATCTGCAAAAGAGCATCATATTTTATCTCCATCACCGTATATCATGAATGGCTTGACTCGTAAAGAACGACAATTGAAACAATTACTTTTTATGGCGCTAGATCAACTACATACAACAAAAAATCCGGCAGAAATTCGTTATTGGTATACAGAATGGGATCCATCTGCATATGGGACTGTTCAACGTATGAAATTTGAGGACGTCTGGGAACGCCTCTATGAAGAAGCGAAATATGGCTGGTCAGAAAAACATGAGCAGCTATGCGAACGACTTGTAAAAGGGCAGCCGTTTTTTGAAAAACTATGGGAAATGGAAAATGAACAAAAGGTAAATTAA
- the trpS gene encoding tryptophan--tRNA ligase, producing MSVIFSGIQPSGTITLGNYLGAMKQFTELQNEHDCYFCIVNQHAITVPQDPVQLRKNIRSLAALYVACGIDHEKSTLFVQSEVPAHGQLGWIMQCIAYVGELERMTQYKDKSSGRESVPAGLLTYPPLMTADILLYNTEIVPVGDDQKQHIELARDLAERFNKRYREIFTIPEIRIPKVGARVMSLTEPTKKMSKSDPNPKSMISMLDEPKTIEKKIKSAVTDSEGIVKYDKENKPGISNLLTIYSSFSGKTIEELEAHYEGKGYGDFKGDLAQVVVEAIRPIQEKYNELINSPELDEILDQGAEKANRVAMKQLRKVENAMGLSRKRR from the coding sequence ATGTCAGTTATTTTTTCTGGTATTCAACCGAGCGGAACGATTACGCTTGGAAACTATTTAGGGGCAATGAAGCAATTTACAGAACTACAAAACGAACATGATTGTTATTTCTGCATTGTAAACCAACATGCGATTACAGTACCACAAGATCCTGTACAACTTCGTAAAAACATTCGTAGCCTTGCTGCTTTATATGTGGCTTGTGGCATCGACCATGAAAAATCTACTTTATTTGTACAATCAGAAGTGCCAGCACATGGTCAACTAGGATGGATTATGCAATGTATCGCATACGTTGGAGAATTAGAGCGTATGACGCAATATAAAGATAAATCATCTGGTAGAGAATCCGTTCCAGCTGGTTTATTAACGTATCCACCGTTAATGACAGCCGACATTTTACTATATAACACGGAAATTGTGCCAGTTGGTGATGATCAAAAACAACATATTGAATTAGCGCGCGATTTAGCAGAACGATTCAACAAACGTTACCGTGAAATTTTCACAATTCCAGAGATTCGCATTCCAAAAGTAGGCGCACGCGTTATGTCATTAACAGAACCTACGAAAAAAATGAGTAAATCTGATCCAAACCCAAAATCGATGATTAGCATGCTTGATGAACCAAAAACAATTGAAAAGAAAATTAAAAGTGCAGTTACCGATTCTGAGGGTATTGTAAAATATGATAAAGAAAATAAGCCTGGTATTTCCAACTTATTAACAATCTACTCTTCTTTCTCAGGCAAAACAATTGAAGAACTTGAAGCACACTATGAAGGAAAAGGATACGGTGACTTTAAAGGCGATCTAGCACAAGTAGTCGTAGAAGCAATTCGTCCAATTCAAGAAAAATATAACGAACTCATCAACTCTCCTGAATTAGATGAAATCCTTGATCAAGGCGCTGAAAAAGCAAACCGCGTCGCTATGAAACAACTGCGTAAAGTAGAAAACGCAATGGGACTAAGCAGAAAGCGTAGATAA
- a CDS encoding DUF3899 domain-containing protein: MNRFFLHTCILILLAILTSSIGAFLFSAHYLLNFVNIMFYIALFFIMLGGFLFLFQSGFFNVTMYAFQKVFGTNKKIESLIEGEEQIDKKERIYKTYSFTWTYPICITGILLGLLSTILSFTVLI; the protein is encoded by the coding sequence TTGAATAGATTTTTTTTACATACTTGTATATTAATTTTATTGGCAATACTCACTTCTAGTATTGGTGCATTTCTCTTTTCTGCGCATTATTTGTTGAATTTTGTTAATATTATGTTTTATATCGCATTATTTTTCATCATGTTAGGTGGATTTTTATTTCTATTTCAAAGTGGATTTTTTAACGTTACAATGTACGCCTTCCAAAAAGTATTTGGAACAAATAAAAAAATCGAATCTTTAATTGAAGGTGAAGAACAGATAGATAAAAAAGAAAGAATATACAAGACTTATTCGTTTACATGGACATATCCAATTTGCATTACAGGTATTTTATTAGGACTCCTTTCTACAATCCTTAGCTTTACTGTTTTGATATAG
- the opp3b gene encoding oligopeptide ABC transporter permease has product MGRYALKRFVYMVLTLFLITTLTFFLMKLLPGSPLKNQEKLSEAQKEIILEKYGLNDPVPVQYARYMGNLLKGDLGVSFQYDNRPVTDMIVDRIGPSAQLGFQAIVFGTFIGLILGIIAALRNNTWVDYGATIISVLGMSVPSFVFAALLQYFIGVKLGWFPVAFWKGFEFTVLPTIALSMAVIATIARFARAELIEVMQADYILTAKAKGISQGVIIMKHALRNALIPVVTILGPMVAALLTGTLVVEQIFAVPGLGEQFVKSIPLNDYTVIMGTTIFYSAIFILVIFIVDILYGVIDPRIRLAGGKK; this is encoded by the coding sequence ATGGGACGTTATGCATTAAAACGTTTCGTGTACATGGTTTTGACATTATTTTTAATTACTACGCTAACATTCTTTCTGATGAAGTTATTGCCGGGTTCTCCACTTAAGAACCAAGAGAAATTATCAGAAGCACAAAAAGAGATTATTCTGGAGAAATATGGACTGAATGATCCGGTACCAGTGCAATATGCTCGTTATATGGGGAACTTGTTAAAAGGTGATTTAGGGGTGTCATTCCAATATGATAACCGTCCGGTAACAGATATGATTGTCGATCGAATTGGTCCATCGGCACAGCTTGGTTTCCAAGCAATTGTGTTTGGAACATTTATTGGTTTAATACTTGGTATTATCGCAGCACTTCGGAATAATACATGGGTGGATTACGGGGCAACCATTATTTCCGTACTCGGGATGTCGGTACCATCCTTCGTATTTGCAGCCTTGCTGCAATATTTCATAGGTGTAAAACTTGGATGGTTCCCAGTTGCATTCTGGAAGGGATTTGAGTTTACGGTCTTGCCTACTATCGCTTTATCTATGGCTGTTATCGCAACGATTGCTCGTTTCGCCCGTGCAGAGTTAATTGAAGTTATGCAGGCAGATTACATTTTAACAGCGAAAGCAAAAGGAATTAGCCAAGGCGTAATTATTATGAAACATGCGCTTCGTAACGCATTGATTCCTGTTGTTACAATTTTAGGACCGATGGTTGCGGCGTTATTAACAGGAACACTTGTTGTAGAACAAATCTTTGCTGTACCAGGACTTGGGGAGCAATTCGTTAAGTCGATTCCACTAAATGACTATACGGTTATTATGGGAACAACAATTTTCTATAGTGCAATTTTTATTTTAGTAATTTTCATTGTTGATATTTTATACGGTGTAATTGATCCTCGTATTCGTTTAGCGGGAGGGAAAAAATGA